In one window of Phalacrocorax aristotelis chromosome W, bGulAri2.1, whole genome shotgun sequence DNA:
- the ABHD17A gene encoding alpha/beta hydrolase domain-containing protein 17A, translating into MNGLSISQLCCLFCCPPCPSRIAAKLAFLPPEPTYAVVPEPEPVGSTSTGSLRGGAVGRWKLHLKDRADFQYSQRELDNIEVFFTKSSRGNRVGCMYVRCVPGARYTVLFSHGNAVDLGQMSSFYVGLGTRINCNIFSYDYSGYGVSTGKPSERNLYSDIDAAWQALRTRYGISPENIILYGQSIGTVPTVDLASRYECAAIVLHSPLTSGMRVAFPETKKTYWFDAFPNIEKIAKITSPVLIIHGTEDEVIDFSHGLALFERCPKAVEPLWVDGAGHNDIELYSQYLERLRKFISQELTSQHN; encoded by the exons ATGAATGGGCTGTCGATCAGCCAactctgctgcctcttctgctgccctccctgccccagccgcATCGCTGCCAAACTGGCCTTCCTGCCCCCGGAGCCCACCTACGCCGTGGTCCCCGAGCCGGAGCCTGTGGGCAGCACCAGCACTGGCTCCCTGCGTGGCGGCGCTGTGGGGCGGtggaagctccacctgaaggACCGGGCGGATTTCCAGTATTCCCAGCGGGAGCTGGACAACATTGAGGTGTTCTTCACCAAGAGCAGCCGAGGGAACCGTGTTGGCTGCATGTACGTCCGCTGTGTGCCAGGTGCCAG GTACACGGTGCTCTTCTCGCACGGCAACGCTGTGGACCTGGGGCAGATGAGCAGCTTCTACGTTGGGCTGGGCACCCGCATTAACTGCAACATCTTCTCCTACGACTACTCGGGTTACGGCGTGAGCACGGGCAAGCCCTCGGAGAGGAACCTCTACTCCGACATCGATGCTGCGTGGCAGGCGCTGCGGACGCG gtaTGGCATCAGCCCGGAGAACATTATTTTATATGGACAAAGCATTGGCACAGTGCCCACGGTTGATCTGGCCTCCCGCTACGAGTGCGCTGCCATTGTGCTCCATTCCCCGCTCACCTCTGGCATGAGAGTTGCCTTCCCTGAGACCAAGAAGACCTACTGGTTTGATGCCTTCCCCAA CATTGAGAAGATCGCCAAAATCACCTCTCCAGTCCTCATCATCCATGGCACGGAGGACGAAGTCATCGACTTCTCCCACGGCCTGGCACTCTTTGAACGCTGCCCCAAGGCTGTGGAGCCGCTGTGGGTGGATGGGGCCGGGCACAATGACATTGAACTCTACAGTCAGTACCTCGAGCGCCTTCGGAAATTCATCTCCCAGGAGCTGACCAGCCAACACAACTag